Proteins encoded together in one Terriglobus saanensis SP1PR4 window:
- the mobF gene encoding MobF family relaxase, with protein MLTISKAISSVQAQTYHKLEYTSDAQSYYKQEDTVRGEWQGKLAASIGLSGEVSPLEFSRLTEGIHPQTEAQMVRHREGQEYTSADGSVTKPVEHRAGWDATFSAPKSVSLTALVGGDERVTEAHRAAVTTALDELEKYTHARIGGNNPAEMTGKFVAAKFEHDTARPVNGYAAPQLHTHAIIFNVTEREDGSTRAIQERTFFESQNYATAVYQSVLTHRLRKLGYEIEPGQSGAPEIKGYSQAYLDASSPRSQQIKEQMERAGFQGPEAAQIAAHATRDRKQTLTPSGVLAAHKEMAAEYGNQPERVIGAARERVLTQAQGTGVQPDSRGAVAFAKEKVFEREAVADERVIMREALRRGMGEVSFSEVQSEFQRRREEGEFRSVQGQKYSSGRSFTTPETIADERANVRHVLDGLGAAAPMLSTAAADQQAKSRDFLNEAQQTAIREVLTSTDRVHGFQGLAGTGKTSTLAAIREGAEQGGYKVEGFAPTSKATGQLRESGIEANTLQSFLAQQKNADSASKHLYMLDESSLASTRQMRAFLEKIHQEDRVLVIGDTRQHQGVDAGRPFQQMQEAGMQTSKLDTIMRQKDPELLRAVQYLATNETEKGIALLSQQGRVTELARASERIVAIARDYAARPENTLIVSPDNRSRQQINEAVRGELLKDGTLAQDGRQFLTLSHRSDMTGPDRTWAAMYRPGDVVQYERGSKAEGIGRGSFGVVQSSDAASNRLTVEFSNGSSVEYDPKRVYGVNVYRETSREFATGDRLQFSAIHKDLGISNRDMGTITKMEPDRLTVLMDGKEQRSVSFNPADFRQFDHGYAVTSHSSQGLTTDRVIANIDTDSSRSLINNRLAYVAISRASEDARIYTNDAATLGQRLSTDVTKTAALDFTARPEHSAAQEVSKARTVVVHEYNNPDSRLASVTREYVIRPERSIIFAPDRAEREKLTQIIRADLYANGKLGHDAQAMSVLIEKETGSKMRVESYQPGDKIQYKTGSPGLDGIPHDSHATVVSTTPRSNLLSVRFDATREEVSYNPAQFRTQTRESRVYQEETREVAQGERVRFTTYDKEIGVRSGDLGTVTRIGQDHSMTVKMDSGRTAEVSPEKALHIDYGYAVDSLKNVRAERVIATGDRLTHQSFQGTSSKAGLSLYTNAPQQDSSPTKEIASPELAQPAKQQHDFGIGF; from the coding sequence ATGCTCACCATCTCGAAAGCCATCAGCTCTGTTCAGGCTCAGACGTATCACAAACTCGAATACACCAGCGATGCGCAGAGCTACTACAAACAGGAGGACACGGTTAGAGGGGAGTGGCAGGGAAAACTTGCCGCCTCTATTGGCCTCTCCGGTGAAGTTTCTCCACTGGAGTTCTCCCGTCTGACTGAGGGTATACACCCGCAGACTGAGGCGCAGATGGTGCGGCACCGGGAGGGACAGGAGTACACAAGCGCAGATGGCTCGGTCACCAAACCTGTCGAGCACCGAGCCGGATGGGACGCGACCTTCTCCGCTCCGAAGTCGGTATCGTTGACCGCGCTGGTCGGCGGCGACGAGCGTGTGACAGAGGCACACCGAGCCGCCGTCACGACCGCCCTGGATGAGTTGGAGAAGTATACGCACGCGCGAATCGGCGGCAACAATCCCGCCGAAATGACCGGGAAGTTCGTCGCTGCAAAGTTCGAGCATGATACCGCGCGGCCCGTGAACGGGTACGCCGCGCCTCAGCTCCATACCCACGCCATCATCTTTAATGTCACGGAACGGGAAGATGGTTCGACCCGTGCCATCCAGGAACGGACATTCTTCGAGTCGCAGAACTATGCGACCGCCGTGTACCAATCGGTGCTAACGCACCGGCTCCGCAAGCTGGGTTACGAGATCGAGCCTGGGCAGAGCGGCGCACCGGAGATCAAGGGCTACTCGCAGGCGTACCTTGATGCGTCGAGCCCCCGATCTCAGCAGATCAAAGAACAGATGGAACGTGCCGGTTTCCAGGGGCCAGAGGCGGCGCAAATCGCCGCCCACGCCACCCGCGACCGGAAGCAGACACTCACGCCATCCGGGGTGTTGGCGGCACATAAGGAGATGGCGGCTGAGTACGGCAACCAGCCGGAACGAGTTATCGGCGCCGCACGCGAGCGCGTCTTAACCCAGGCTCAGGGAACCGGTGTGCAGCCGGACTCGCGTGGGGCGGTCGCCTTCGCCAAAGAGAAGGTTTTCGAGCGTGAGGCCGTGGCCGATGAGCGGGTCATTATGCGCGAGGCGCTGCGTCGTGGGATGGGTGAGGTCAGCTTTTCCGAAGTCCAAAGCGAGTTCCAGCGGCGAAGGGAGGAAGGCGAGTTCCGTTCCGTCCAAGGGCAAAAGTATAGTTCCGGCCGCAGCTTCACCACCCCGGAGACGATTGCGGACGAGCGAGCCAACGTGCGGCACGTCCTTGACGGCCTGGGCGCAGCGGCTCCCATGCTGTCTACCGCCGCCGCAGATCAACAGGCCAAATCCCGCGATTTTCTGAACGAGGCGCAGCAGACGGCCATCCGCGAGGTACTTACCAGCACCGACCGCGTACACGGTTTTCAGGGGCTAGCCGGAACCGGGAAGACGAGTACGCTTGCTGCCATCCGTGAGGGTGCGGAGCAGGGTGGCTACAAGGTCGAGGGCTTCGCCCCGACCTCGAAAGCGACAGGCCAGCTTCGCGAGTCCGGGATCGAGGCAAACACGCTTCAGAGCTTCCTCGCCCAGCAGAAAAACGCCGACTCTGCCAGCAAACATCTCTATATGCTCGACGAATCGAGCCTTGCCAGCACCAGGCAGATGCGGGCCTTTCTTGAAAAGATACACCAAGAGGATCGTGTTCTCGTCATCGGGGACACGCGCCAGCATCAGGGCGTCGATGCTGGCCGGCCCTTCCAGCAGATGCAGGAGGCGGGAATGCAGACCTCCAAACTGGATACAATCATGCGGCAGAAAGACCCTGAATTACTCCGGGCCGTACAGTATCTCGCCACGAATGAAACCGAGAAAGGGATCGCTCTGCTCTCCCAGCAAGGTCGTGTCACCGAGCTTGCCCGAGCATCGGAGCGCATCGTCGCTATCGCGCGAGACTACGCCGCCAGGCCCGAGAACACTCTTATCGTTTCCCCGGACAATCGCAGCCGCCAGCAGATCAATGAGGCCGTGCGAGGCGAGCTGCTGAAGGACGGTACGTTGGCTCAGGACGGTCGGCAGTTCCTTACGCTGTCACATCGTTCCGATATGACCGGTCCCGACCGCACCTGGGCGGCGATGTACCGCCCCGGAGATGTCGTCCAGTACGAACGCGGCAGCAAGGCTGAGGGGATCGGGCGCGGCAGCTTCGGCGTAGTGCAGTCGAGCGATGCGGCTTCGAATCGTTTGACCGTGGAGTTCTCCAATGGCTCCAGCGTTGAGTACGACCCCAAGCGGGTCTATGGCGTGAACGTCTACCGCGAGACCAGCCGCGAATTCGCCACCGGTGACAGGCTCCAATTCTCGGCTATTCATAAGGATTTGGGGATATCGAACCGTGACATGGGAACCATTACGAAGATGGAGCCCGACCGCCTCACCGTCCTCATGGACGGAAAAGAGCAGCGTTCCGTCAGCTTTAACCCTGCGGATTTCCGCCAGTTCGATCACGGATACGCCGTCACGTCTCACAGCTCTCAGGGACTCACAACTGACCGTGTGATCGCGAATATCGATACCGATTCCAGCCGCAGCCTTATCAATAACAGGCTTGCCTATGTCGCCATCTCCCGCGCCTCTGAAGATGCGAGGATCTACACGAACGACGCCGCAACGCTAGGCCAGCGTCTCTCTACAGATGTGACCAAAACGGCTGCTCTGGACTTCACAGCCAGGCCAGAACATTCCGCAGCGCAAGAGGTTTCGAAGGCGCGGACGGTTGTGGTGCATGAGTACAACAACCCGGATTCGCGGCTTGCCTCCGTCACCAGGGAGTACGTCATTCGCCCTGAACGCTCCATCATCTTTGCGCCCGATCGCGCAGAACGCGAGAAGCTGACGCAGATCATCCGCGCCGACCTCTACGCGAACGGGAAACTCGGCCACGACGCCCAGGCAATGTCAGTGCTCATTGAGAAAGAGACGGGAAGCAAGATGCGCGTCGAGAGCTACCAGCCTGGCGACAAGATCCAGTACAAGACCGGCAGCCCCGGCCTTGACGGCATTCCTCACGACAGCCACGCTACTGTCGTTTCCACGACCCCGCGCAGTAATCTCCTCTCCGTTCGTTTCGACGCGACCCGCGAAGAAGTCTCCTACAATCCGGCACAGTTCCGCACTCAGACGCGCGAGAGCCGTGTTTACCAGGAAGAGACCCGCGAAGTCGCTCAGGGTGAGCGCGTCCGCTTCACCACCTACGACAAGGAGATTGGCGTGCGCTCCGGTGACCTCGGGACTGTCACCCGCATCGGCCAGGATCACTCCATGACCGTGAAGATGGATTCCGGCAGGACTGCCGAAGTCTCCCCCGAGAAGGCCCTGCACATCGACTACGGTTACGCCGTCGATAGCCTGAAGAACGTTCGCGCAGAACGTGTGATCGCGACTGGCGATAGACTCACGCATCAAAGCTTCCAGGGAACATCCTCGAAAGC